A single window of Selenomonas sputigena DNA harbors:
- a CDS encoding EAL domain-containing protein → MKKIVDTEESDEGIHSLFQYMGDIFALHRIMIIEPLDERSTPAYTWSSNDMEPYRQPEGDLVRAAVALTYDQLMNGKCILYKDTQTIAAKHPLASQCFTSLGLYSLSAVPLFKDGEPSGIIISDVPDWEKVRYLTAALYLVGRFAMRIIRMRDLLRSTGGVAAEIDADADKGALSTFLRENRFDFPSFLDSIELADQYIYFGDMQSNLFYINDQMRETFAFKSNVVKNFLKKWESRIHRPNDLATYRADIADIIKSKRDTHDLRYRVTDHKGNEFWIRCCGILKWDSTRENPLFFSGSISRLALDFVVDPITGFAREKGAEIKLQELQKEYPSLSFIGFRLNNFREINEMHGRSHSDALLKDIAAGLTNRFRDGLLIYRLDGLRFLAILSPSITEDPRTILEFISLTVRNLYAIYGLAVQTPSSLALMEDIPSDTACDEIIANMLSLLDLAKESPDEPYVLFSSKNLETRKNLSRFLLAINEDVEHGCANFRTVIQPTVTTDGFGIVSGELLCRWSHEGTNISPAVFIPILERTQQIRAVGRWIFEQAVIHAKRIRRTNPNFSLNFNVSYHQVLDPDFLPFMRQTLVRHEMDGKNLVAELTETNYNESPATLQTFIEACRDLGIRLALDDFGTGYSSLELLLKHPSDIVKLDRSLMKEMAYSKNSSDFISSIVYSCHKFGKKVCVEGVETDQELQTVLEAGCDYIQGFYFHRPMEISDFFALLEKKKK, encoded by the coding sequence TTGAAAAAGATCGTCGATACGGAAGAATCTGACGAAGGCATCCACTCGCTCTTTCAGTATATGGGCGATATCTTTGCATTGCATCGTATCATGATTATCGAACCCTTGGATGAGCGCTCTACGCCCGCCTACACTTGGAGTTCAAATGATATGGAACCATACAGGCAGCCTGAGGGCGACCTCGTGCGCGCTGCTGTCGCCTTGACGTATGATCAATTGATGAACGGCAAGTGCATTCTCTATAAGGATACGCAGACGATTGCTGCTAAACACCCTCTTGCCAGCCAGTGCTTCACCTCGCTCGGTCTTTACTCCCTATCCGCTGTCCCCCTCTTCAAGGATGGCGAACCATCAGGCATCATCATCTCCGATGTTCCTGATTGGGAAAAAGTTCGTTATCTCACAGCAGCGTTGTACCTTGTCGGGCGCTTTGCAATGCGCATCATCCGCATGAGGGATCTCTTGCGCAGCACGGGCGGCGTTGCTGCAGAAATCGATGCCGATGCCGACAAGGGAGCTCTCTCCACCTTCCTTCGAGAGAATCGCTTCGACTTCCCAAGTTTCCTCGATTCCATTGAACTCGCCGACCAATACATCTACTTCGGCGACATGCAATCGAACCTATTCTACATCAACGACCAGATGCGCGAAACTTTTGCTTTCAAGAGCAACGTTGTCAAGAACTTTCTCAAAAAATGGGAAAGTCGAATCCATCGTCCCAATGATCTCGCCACATACAGAGCGGACATTGCCGACATCATCAAAAGCAAGCGCGATACCCATGATCTGCGCTACCGTGTGACCGATCATAAAGGAAACGAGTTCTGGATTCGTTGTTGCGGCATCCTCAAATGGGATTCGACACGCGAGAACCCCCTATTCTTCTCCGGCAGCATCTCGCGCCTCGCACTCGATTTTGTCGTTGATCCCATCACAGGATTTGCACGCGAGAAAGGCGCGGAAATCAAATTGCAGGAACTGCAGAAGGAATATCCTTCCCTTTCCTTCATAGGCTTCCGCTTGAACAACTTCCGCGAAATCAACGAGATGCACGGCCGAAGCCATTCCGACGCACTCCTCAAGGACATCGCAGCCGGGCTCACGAACCGCTTCCGCGACGGTCTTCTGATCTACCGCCTCGACGGTCTGCGCTTCCTCGCAATCCTTTCGCCCAGCATCACTGAAGATCCGAGGACGATACTCGAATTCATCAGTTTGACGGTGAGGAATCTCTATGCCATCTACGGTCTTGCTGTGCAAACGCCCTCTTCTCTCGCCTTGATGGAGGACATACCGAGCGATACGGCATGTGATGAGATCATAGCTAACATGCTGAGCCTCTTGGATCTCGCAAAAGAATCCCCCGATGAGCCTTATGTTCTTTTCTCCTCAAAGAATCTCGAAACGCGCAAAAACCTCAGCCGTTTCCTGCTCGCCATCAATGAGGATGTCGAGCACGGTTGCGCCAACTTCCGCACGGTCATCCAGCCAACAGTCACCACCGACGGTTTCGGCATCGTCAGCGGCGAACTTCTGTGCCGCTGGTCCCACGAGGGCACGAACATCTCACCCGCCGTATTCATCCCCATCTTGGAGCGCACTCAACAAATCCGCGCTGTCGGACGCTGGATCTTCGAACAGGCAGTCATCCATGCCAAGCGCATACGCCGTACGAATCCAAATTTTTCCCTAAACTTCAACGTCAGTTATCATCAAGTGCTCGACCCCGACTTCCTGCCCTTCATGCGTCAGACCCTTGTCCGTCACGAAATGGACGGCAAAAATCTCGTCGCAGAACTCACGGAAACGAACTACAACGAAAGCCCCGCCACTTTACAGACCTTCATTGAAGCGTGCCGCGACCTCGGCATTCGTCTCGCGCTCGACGACTTTGGCACAGGATATTCCTCCTTGGAACTTCTCTTGAAGCACCCGTCCGACATCGTAAAGCTCGATCGCAGCTTGATGAAAGAAATGGCATATTCCAAAAACAGCAGCGACTTCATATCGAGCATCGTCTACTCCTGCCATAAGTTTGGCAAAAAGGTCTGCGTCGAAGGCGTCGAGACAGATCAGGAACTTCAGACCGTCCTCGAAGCGGGCTGCGACTACATCCAAGGCTTCTACTTCCACCGGCCGATGGAGATTTCTGATTTCTTTGCCCTGTTGGAAAAGAAAAAGAAGTAG
- a CDS encoding HAD family hydrolase: MQYKAVIFDLDGTLVDSLADLSDSVNLMLESYGFPTHEIEQYRYFVGNGSKKLMERTLPRDKAASAEFVVEALVKYKAIYKERLLEKTRPYNGVRELLAELKSRGIPLAVCTNKHNDAALTIVKILFAPGTFEEVLGDRPGFPKKPNPATPLEIASHLGVKPDEVAYLGDTSVDMETAVHAGFLPVGVLWGFRPEEELVKSGAKVLLKAPLELLEKVEF, from the coding sequence ATGCAATATAAAGCTGTGATCTTTGATTTAGACGGTACCCTTGTTGATTCCTTGGCTGATCTTTCGGACAGCGTGAATCTCATGCTGGAAAGTTACGGCTTTCCGACACATGAGATAGAACAGTACCGTTATTTCGTCGGTAATGGCTCGAAAAAGCTCATGGAGCGTACCTTGCCGAGGGATAAGGCGGCGTCCGCCGAATTTGTTGTGGAAGCGCTCGTGAAATACAAGGCGATCTACAAGGAGCGCCTTCTGGAAAAAACGCGTCCCTACAATGGCGTACGGGAACTTCTGGCAGAATTGAAGAGTCGTGGCATTCCCTTGGCAGTCTGCACGAACAAGCATAATGATGCGGCGTTGACCATCGTGAAGATTCTTTTTGCACCTGGTACCTTTGAAGAAGTGCTCGGCGATCGCCCGGGTTTTCCGAAGAAGCCCAATCCTGCGACCCCATTGGAAATCGCTTCACACCTTGGCGTGAAGCCTGATGAGGTGGCTTATTTGGGTGACACCTCGGTTGACATGGAAACCGCTGTGCACGCGGGATTTTTGCCTGTCGGTGTCCTCTGGGGATTCCGTCCCGAAGAGGAACTTGTGAAAAGCGGCGCGAAGGTCTTGCTCAAAGCACCGTTGGAGCTCTTGGAAAAAGTGGAGTTTTGA
- the rlmD gene encoding 23S rRNA (uracil(1939)-C(5))-methyltransferase RlmD, with product MRKEIPVQQGEKYEITIKTLGASGEGVGRVADFTVFVPGALPGERVLVRIDEVKKTYARGKLVEILEKSPRRISPACPIYDFCGGCQLQHLSYEGQLHWKRQQVVDAVEHIGRLPGIEVLPVLGAKEPWFYRNKMQFPVGRKRGKTVIGCFAKGSHDIIDTRDCRIQKEGNNTIVNVMREVVERLRIPIYDEDRHTGILRHVVGRIGENGEAMVVLVTATKDLPKAKEIIRFLKERVPNLRSVQQNIQTYRNNVILGRETKLLWGKPTIPDRIGKLHFSISARSFFQVNTEQAAVLYEKALEYADLNGMETVIDAYCGTGTITLFLAQKAHRVYGIEIVKPAIDDAKKNARDNRIKNTVFLVGDATKLMPRLYHENVHPNVIVVDPPRAGCTETVLKTFAAMHPDRIVYVSCNPATLARDMAFLATLGYMAKEIQPVDMFPQTSHVETLTKLIRKDLL from the coding sequence ATGAGAAAAGAAATTCCCGTGCAACAGGGCGAAAAATATGAAATCACAATCAAGACCCTTGGCGCGAGCGGCGAGGGCGTGGGGCGTGTCGCCGATTTCACTGTATTTGTGCCTGGCGCTTTGCCTGGCGAGCGCGTGCTCGTGCGTATCGACGAGGTTAAGAAAACGTATGCGCGCGGAAAACTCGTGGAAATCTTGGAGAAAAGTCCTCGGCGCATTTCCCCCGCCTGTCCGATTTACGACTTTTGCGGTGGCTGTCAGCTTCAGCACCTGTCGTATGAGGGGCAGTTGCACTGGAAGCGTCAGCAGGTCGTCGATGCCGTCGAGCACATCGGAAGGCTTCCCGGTATCGAGGTGCTGCCCGTTTTAGGTGCGAAAGAGCCGTGGTTCTATCGCAACAAGATGCAGTTTCCCGTAGGAAGGAAGCGAGGGAAGACGGTCATCGGCTGCTTTGCCAAAGGCTCGCATGACATTATCGATACGAGGGACTGTCGGATTCAAAAGGAAGGTAACAACACCATCGTCAACGTCATGCGCGAGGTCGTCGAGCGTCTGCGTATTCCCATCTATGATGAAGATCGTCACACAGGCATCCTGCGCCACGTCGTCGGCCGTATTGGGGAAAACGGCGAAGCGATGGTCGTGCTCGTCACAGCGACGAAGGATTTGCCTAAGGCGAAAGAAATCATACGGTTTCTTAAGGAGCGCGTGCCAAACCTCAGGAGCGTGCAGCAAAATATTCAGACGTACCGCAATAATGTCATATTGGGGCGCGAGACAAAACTTCTCTGGGGCAAGCCGACGATCCCTGACCGCATCGGCAAACTGCACTTCTCCATCTCCGCACGGTCGTTTTTCCAAGTCAATACGGAACAGGCCGCCGTTCTTTATGAGAAGGCTCTCGAATATGCAGACCTCAATGGAATGGAAACCGTCATCGACGCCTACTGCGGCACAGGTACGATCACGCTCTTCCTCGCACAAAAGGCGCATCGTGTTTATGGCATCGAGATCGTCAAGCCCGCGATCGATGATGCGAAGAAAAATGCGCGTGACAATCGCATAAAAAATACGGTGTTCCTCGTCGGCGACGCCACAAAGCTCATGCCGCGCCTCTATCACGAAAACGTTCATCCCAATGTCATCGTCGTCGACCCGCCGCGCGCTGGCTGTACGGAAACCGTTTTGAAAACCTTCGCCGCCATGCACCCCGACCGAATCGTTTATGTGTCTTGCAATCCCGCAACTTTGGCAAGGGATATGGCATTCTTGGCGACATTGGGATATATGGCGAAAGAAATACAGCCGGTCGATATGTTTCCGCAAACATCGCATGTGGAAACGCTCACGAAACTTATCAGGAAAGATTTGCTGTAA
- a CDS encoding tyrosine-type recombinase/integrase translates to MAKKSNNPLDHVRVKQRGSSWSYYFEKAKVGGKRCRGECGGYATEQDARLAGVEAYNAYIGAGTKKNDASISFADYLDIWYERTRLSARNNTLELREKNIRLHIKPALGEYRLSSLTPAIIDQFVQQKRKDGYAYETVSRILSNISTALDYAIYPMELLRENPARLINVPGKEFAPLSQRQPRRRIEDNELAMIFQRHPFGTTFHMPFIIGLYFGTRIGETICLSWDNCDLQRMTLAITQQIQRLAMRGKHSLHYVCDLKTDSSCRTLSFDAQVILPLFQRWKRQQAENELYYGEDYFYNYIVPAKDYQGRDIKKIVSLEKGYPAPGPRIDIICTQQNGKYIKPCTMSYQCKRIRELGVHNFDFHCMRHTNLTMLGESQAAPNDIMARAGHSDYDTTLRYIGNRQEMQTIPVRIISSKVKNVL, encoded by the coding sequence ATGGCAAAAAAATCGAACAATCCCCTCGATCACGTCCGCGTGAAGCAGCGCGGCTCCTCTTGGTCGTACTATTTCGAGAAAGCGAAAGTCGGCGGCAAACGTTGTCGCGGCGAATGTGGCGGGTATGCCACAGAGCAGGACGCAAGGCTCGCAGGCGTCGAAGCGTACAACGCATACATCGGCGCCGGCACCAAGAAAAACGATGCCAGCATCAGCTTTGCAGACTACTTGGATATCTGGTATGAACGTACGCGCCTTTCCGCGCGAAACAACACATTGGAGCTGCGCGAGAAGAACATCCGACTGCACATCAAGCCGGCACTCGGCGAATACCGCCTCTCTTCTCTCACACCGGCCATCATCGACCAATTTGTTCAGCAAAAGCGCAAAGACGGATATGCTTACGAAACGGTCAGCCGAATCCTCAGCAACATCTCCACGGCTCTCGACTATGCAATATACCCAATGGAGCTGCTGCGCGAAAACCCTGCCCGGCTTATCAATGTGCCGGGCAAAGAATTCGCCCCTCTCAGCCAACGACAGCCGCGGCGTCGTATCGAGGACAACGAACTCGCTATGATTTTTCAGCGCCATCCCTTTGGCACGACATTCCACATGCCGTTCATCATCGGGCTGTACTTCGGTACGCGGATCGGCGAGACGATCTGTCTCTCGTGGGATAACTGCGATCTGCAACGCATGACACTCGCCATCACGCAGCAGATCCAGCGCCTCGCCATGCGGGGCAAGCACAGCCTGCACTATGTCTGCGACCTGAAGACCGACAGCAGCTGCCGAACACTCTCTTTCGATGCACAGGTCATCCTTCCGCTCTTTCAGCGATGGAAACGTCAGCAGGCGGAAAACGAACTCTACTACGGAGAGGATTATTTCTATAACTACATCGTCCCCGCAAAAGATTATCAGGGGCGCGACATCAAGAAGATTGTCTCTTTGGAAAAAGGCTATCCCGCCCCCGGGCCACGCATTGATATCATATGCACGCAGCAGAACGGCAAGTACATCAAACCCTGCACAATGAGCTATCAATGCAAGCGAATCCGTGAACTCGGCGTCCATAATTTCGACTTTCACTGCATGCGGCACACGAATCTCACCATGCTCGGCGAGTCGCAAGCGGCACCGAACGACATCATGGCGCGTGCGGGACACTCCGATTACGACACGACGCTCCGCTACATCGGAAACCGACAGGAGATGCAAACCATACCAGTGCGGATCATATCAAGTAAAGTGAAAAATGTTCTGTAA
- a CDS encoding XRE family transcriptional regulator — MSLSDKTLKARDLFSERLRKMLKEHDLNQNELAKILNVSESTVGKWVLGKSMPRTMGLIQQIADYFDVGKSYFLEDTPAEEPAALPSSAYRYVPASVAAGSLTTIEGLTDLPLVTVPDCMLGRYARNKNIILMPVNGESMNNVIRNGAIIAVLTKIELPQIKNGDIVVVSNNGDYTVKRFFNDKERQEFIFRPDSSDMSYRDIVFSYDNCEDLQLVGKVVMYNVTL; from the coding sequence ATGTCTCTATCTGACAAGACGCTAAAAGCGCGTGATCTATTTAGCGAACGCCTTAGAAAAATGCTTAAAGAGCACGATTTAAATCAAAATGAATTAGCAAAAATCCTCAATGTTTCCGAAAGTACCGTAGGAAAATGGGTGTTGGGAAAATCTATGCCGCGAACAATGGGACTTATCCAGCAGATAGCCGATTACTTTGATGTAGGGAAAAGCTATTTTCTGGAAGACACTCCAGCAGAAGAACCAGCAGCTCTCCCCTCCTCCGCCTATCGTTATGTGCCTGCCTCGGTCGCTGCAGGAAGTCTCACTACCATCGAAGGACTGACCGATCTGCCGCTCGTGACCGTTCCCGATTGTATGCTCGGGCGGTACGCACGTAACAAAAACATCATTCTTATGCCCGTCAACGGAGAGAGCATGAACAACGTCATCCGTAACGGCGCAATCATTGCCGTGCTCACAAAAATCGAGCTGCCGCAAATTAAGAATGGCGATATTGTGGTCGTCAGCAATAACGGCGATTACACGGTCAAACGATTTTTCAACGACAAAGAGCGCCAAGAGTTCATCTTCCGCCCTGACAGCAGCGATATGTCCTATCGTGACATCGTTTTCAGCTACGACAACTGCGAGGACTTGCAGCTCGTCGGTAAGGTCGTTATGTATAATGTGACGTTGTAA
- a CDS encoding helix-turn-helix transcriptional regulator, whose protein sequence is MLFPKISLKAARVNANLTLLEAAKLLGVGKDTLIKWERNPDRVQPRYQKRISKVYEMPIDVIFFGI, encoded by the coding sequence ATGTTGTTCCCCAAGATATCCCTGAAAGCAGCTCGTGTAAACGCGAATCTCACGTTGTTGGAGGCTGCAAAGCTTTTGGGAGTGGGAAAAGACACTCTTATAAAGTGGGAACGTAATCCAGATCGCGTTCAACCACGTTATCAAAAACGCATATCTAAGGTGTATGAAATGCCTATTGATGTGATTTTTTTTGGGATCTGA
- a CDS encoding helix-turn-helix domain-containing protein: MEIAAMECVIASAIERAARAMTVVRERQTPDELLTVIEVAKVLGVGKNYANMLVQSGIIRGIKLNGMKVRRRELERWMEEMEGMDLEDPRNPVPIEREERRVV; this comes from the coding sequence ATGGAGATCGCAGCGATGGAATGTGTCATCGCCAGTGCGATCGAGCGTGCGGCAAGAGCAATGACCGTGGTGCGGGAGCGTCAAACACCAGACGAACTCCTGACGGTGATCGAGGTCGCCAAGGTGCTCGGCGTCGGCAAGAATTACGCAAATATGCTGGTTCAGTCCGGTATCATCCGAGGGATCAAGCTCAACGGCATGAAGGTTCGCCGGCGGGAGCTTGAGCGCTGGATGGAAGAGATGGAGGGGATGGATCTGGAAGATCCTCGGAATCCGGTTCCCATCGAACGAGAGGAGAGACGTGTGGTATGA
- a CDS encoding DUF4406 domain-containing protein, whose translation MRIYLAHPYTGDEEKNRERALRAEELLRKATPQTAFYNPAGRLSDSKQFAAMSYAGIMAHCLGELTRCDGIVLCGDWAKSTGCRIEAQVAQRLSLPRWYGVDAYIKMWMRVEIEAQFEEVVL comes from the coding sequence ATGAGAATATACTTGGCGCATCCGTACACAGGCGACGAGGAGAAGAACCGCGAACGTGCGCTGCGGGCGGAGGAGCTGCTGCGCAAAGCAACGCCGCAGACGGCGTTTTACAATCCCGCCGGCAGGCTGTCCGACTCGAAACAGTTTGCAGCGATGTCCTACGCCGGCATCATGGCGCACTGCCTGGGCGAACTCACACGATGCGACGGTATCGTGCTTTGTGGCGACTGGGCAAAGAGCACGGGCTGCCGCATCGAAGCACAGGTGGCACAACGGTTGAGCTTACCGCGCTGGTACGGAGTGGATGCCTACATCAAGATGTGGATGCGCGTCGAGATCGAGGCGCAGTTCGAGGAGGTAGTCTTATGA
- a CDS encoding siphovirus Gp157 family protein: MAKQTLFDLSSGFNNILDLALDDTMDLNVLEDGLQTIEAELTVKCQNGIGLIRHLEALHAGMKAEATRLTAQARFLKNRIDSIKMWYAKNLDAMGKSKVATEFGTMRVQNNPHSYPHELWQRDKIPPKYFDVVPEHLELNIDRVKDDLKANVEVPGAWRTQTRGLRIQ; the protein is encoded by the coding sequence ATGGCAAAACAGACACTTTTCGATTTGTCGAGCGGGTTCAACAACATTCTCGACCTTGCGCTCGACGACACGATGGATCTCAACGTCTTGGAGGATGGCTTGCAGACGATCGAGGCGGAGCTGACAGTCAAGTGCCAGAACGGCATCGGGCTGATCCGCCACCTTGAGGCGCTGCACGCGGGCATGAAGGCGGAGGCGACGCGACTCACCGCGCAGGCGCGGTTTTTGAAGAACCGCATCGATTCTATCAAGATGTGGTACGCGAAGAATCTTGACGCGATGGGCAAGAGCAAGGTCGCGACGGAGTTCGGCACGATGCGCGTGCAGAACAATCCGCACTCCTATCCGCACGAACTCTGGCAGCGCGACAAGATACCCCCAAAGTATTTCGACGTGGTGCCGGAGCACTTGGAGTTGAACATCGACCGCGTGAAGGATGACCTCAAGGCGAATGTTGAAGTGCCGGGCGCATGGCGTACGCAGACGAGGGGGCTGAGAATCCAGTGA
- a CDS encoding ERF family protein, which translates to MAYADEGAENPVNIYEKLQAVRVELAKQGIKKGKKNTYAGYSYYELADFLPQIQELCQKHKVTPIFTVSSDGTSALLIIQDTEKQDASLEFSIPMSQAQLKACHPVQNLGAVLTYERRYLYMIAFELVEADVLEATTGDPKQAVQQAAPKGQETRSFVVNTDADPKTELERLWAFVGWDTSGIEEYINSYAARNKRPANSLLYERILHEQVAYIKSEAEKGNPQYAAMTLDDGIPF; encoded by the coding sequence ATGGCGTACGCAGACGAGGGGGCTGAGAATCCAGTGAACATCTATGAGAAGCTGCAGGCGGTGCGCGTGGAGCTGGCAAAGCAAGGCATCAAGAAGGGCAAAAAGAACACCTATGCAGGCTACAGCTACTATGAGCTTGCGGACTTTCTGCCGCAGATTCAGGAGCTTTGCCAAAAGCACAAGGTGACGCCAATTTTCACCGTGTCAAGTGACGGGACGTCGGCATTGCTGATAATCCAAGATACAGAGAAGCAGGATGCGAGCTTGGAGTTTTCCATTCCGATGAGTCAGGCGCAGCTCAAGGCGTGTCATCCGGTTCAAAACCTCGGTGCGGTACTGACGTACGAGCGCCGCTATCTCTATATGATCGCCTTCGAGCTTGTCGAGGCCGACGTATTGGAGGCGACAACAGGCGATCCGAAGCAGGCAGTGCAGCAGGCCGCGCCCAAAGGGCAGGAGACGCGGAGTTTCGTTGTGAACACGGACGCCGACCCAAAGACGGAGCTTGAGCGGCTCTGGGCGTTCGTCGGCTGGGATACGAGCGGCATAGAGGAATATATCAACAGTTATGCCGCCCGCAACAAGCGCCCGGCTAATTCCCTGCTCTACGAGAGGATTCTGCATGAGCAGGTTGCCTATATCAAGAGCGAGGCGGAAAAGGGAAATCCGCAGTATGCAGCAATGACACTTGATGATGGAATACCTTTTTGA
- a CDS encoding single-stranded DNA-binding protein, whose product MNVSFFGRLTRDAEIKTGKSGANFTAFTVATNVRAKGNDGKAKAVFVDVTAFGKTGETICQYFHKGSRIVVHGEVQDISAWQGKNDGSLHANVNVTLNGFDFVDTQAESQQQAQGSYAPPQQAAPPQQGGYAYQPPTAPAGYAGQAPQAPPPAQAQAAAPWGAPPAAAAMPPAAPQYQSVPY is encoded by the coding sequence ATGAATGTTTCTTTTTTCGGCAGATTGACGCGCGATGCGGAGATCAAGACAGGCAAGAGCGGTGCGAACTTCACGGCATTTACCGTGGCGACGAATGTGCGCGCCAAGGGAAATGACGGCAAGGCGAAGGCGGTCTTCGTCGATGTGACGGCGTTCGGCAAGACGGGCGAGACGATCTGCCAGTATTTCCATAAGGGCAGCCGCATCGTCGTCCATGGCGAGGTGCAGGACATCTCGGCATGGCAGGGCAAGAACGACGGCAGTCTGCACGCGAATGTCAATGTGACGCTGAACGGCTTTGATTTTGTCGATACGCAGGCGGAGAGCCAGCAGCAGGCGCAGGGGAGTTATGCGCCGCCACAGCAGGCAGCGCCGCCTCAGCAGGGCGGCTATGCGTATCAGCCGCCCACGGCACCCGCAGGGTATGCCGGGCAGGCACCGCAGGCGCCGCCTCCTGCACAGGCACAGGCTGCAGCACCTTGGGGCGCACCTCCTGCAGCTGCCGCGATGCCGCCCGCTGCGCCACAGTATCAGTCGGTACCGTATTGA
- a CDS encoding DEAD/DEAH box helicase, with amino-acid sequence MFSLRPYQEQWIEDVGYEFSAGRRRVLAVAPCGAGKTVMTGWMARGTALAGRRAIFMVHRQELIEQTSKTFTALGIRHGIIAAGVAKEYALPVQVASVQTLVHRLGEVPAPDFLICDECHHVIANTYLRILGEWQGAQVLGVTATPERIGGRGLGDVFESLVLGPSVKELIGLGNLSPYVYYAPPSKFDSSRAKVKFGEFVQSDLMEQMDSADIIGGIVKNYQQYARDKRAICYCINRAHSEHIARLFREAGIRAVHVDGETPRRERAQAIEDFRAGRIQILTNAELFGEGFDVPKMEAVILARPTASLTLYIQQAMRAMRPDADNPEKRAVIIDHVGNVFRHGLPDEDHEWSLEVKKKKRQMREAPIRVCPACFAAMPIGSRTCPRCGCVMQAPERTIKEKEGELVKIEELRRKKKRQEVGRARTIAELEEIARKRGYSMRWVSRMADIKHIERGAVENGKQNRA; translated from the coding sequence ATGTTCTCCCTGAGACCTTATCAGGAGCAGTGGATTGAAGATGTCGGCTACGAATTTTCTGCAGGACGGCGGCGCGTCTTGGCCGTCGCTCCCTGCGGCGCGGGCAAGACGGTCATGACGGGGTGGATGGCGCGCGGCACGGCACTTGCCGGACGGCGCGCCATCTTCATGGTGCATCGTCAGGAGCTTATCGAGCAGACGTCTAAGACATTTACGGCGCTCGGCATACGACATGGCATCATCGCAGCGGGAGTGGCGAAGGAGTACGCATTGCCGGTGCAGGTGGCGAGCGTTCAGACGCTCGTGCATCGCTTGGGCGAGGTGCCTGCACCGGATTTTCTCATCTGCGACGAATGCCACCACGTCATAGCCAATACCTACCTGCGCATCCTCGGCGAGTGGCAGGGGGCGCAGGTGCTCGGCGTGACAGCGACGCCGGAGCGCATCGGCGGACGCGGGCTCGGCGATGTGTTTGAGTCGCTCGTGTTGGGGCCGAGCGTCAAGGAGTTGATCGGGCTGGGGAATCTCAGCCCGTATGTTTACTATGCACCGCCTTCGAAGTTCGACAGTTCGCGTGCCAAGGTGAAGTTCGGCGAGTTCGTCCAGAGCGACCTCATGGAGCAGATGGACTCGGCGGACATCATCGGCGGCATCGTCAAGAATTATCAGCAGTATGCACGGGACAAACGCGCGATCTGCTACTGCATCAACCGCGCCCATTCGGAGCATATTGCACGGCTTTTTCGGGAGGCGGGCATCCGCGCCGTGCATGTGGACGGGGAAACGCCGCGCAGGGAGCGGGCACAGGCAATCGAGGATTTCCGTGCTGGCAGGATTCAGATTCTTACGAATGCGGAGCTTTTCGGCGAGGGGTTCGACGTGCCCAAGATGGAGGCGGTCATACTCGCGCGGCCGACAGCGTCATTGACGCTCTATATCCAACAGGCGATGCGCGCCATGCGTCCCGATGCAGACAATCCGGAAAAGCGTGCCGTCATCATCGACCACGTGGGAAATGTGTTCCGTCACGGACTGCCCGACGAGGATCACGAATGGAGTCTGGAAGTCAAGAAGAAGAAACGTCAGATGCGCGAGGCGCCGATCCGCGTCTGCCCCGCGTGCTTCGCGGCGATGCCCATAGGCTCGCGCACCTGCCCGCGCTGCGGCTGCGTCATGCAGGCGCCGGAGCGCACAATCAAAGAAAAAGAGGGCGAACTGGTCAAGATCGAAGAACTGCGGCGCAAAAAAAAGAGGCAGGAGGTCGGGCGTGCGCGGACAATCGCCGAGCTTGAGGAGATTGCAAGAAAGCGCGGCTATTCCATGCGCTGGGTCAGCCGCATGGCTGACATCAAACATATTGAGCGAGGAGCGGTAGAGAATGGCAAACAAAACCGAGCATGA